The following are encoded in a window of Phaseolus vulgaris cultivar G19833 chromosome 3, P. vulgaris v2.0, whole genome shotgun sequence genomic DNA:
- the LOC137808483 gene encoding uncharacterized protein, with the protein MEKHVVQIFDRKKRIIEESRQQCHLWEHHLYCKLLLNGIPPPPWLCNSSLHAHPQELNKDDLGRVKLQDRVPFLGAYSELDSLSCGVQYGIGLRNERYASEKEAGGGAHNLPDCSVNNGECASSGPPELDSGAVSPPRNQIEASALEMHQDPALSLAKVQRSKSRQKAVELRNSAKTPTLLSENDDDDAGFCAGTNSGAVVPLTQREEHETESDVVKEFHSDIQSCSMKEMEPRDCVTDCSGQIMKSKSSSQKKFNSLNVTSSSVAKEDGPPLDNLNESLEIVNQPCFVNGSFGVNETDKWEYQIKEAGKSLYDERLTKSKSSSQTRCNTVLLKLDSSLGSGKGVEIYDLMQPFTHADPTDVSKVSGCSNGSGGNSVKEGNSCPNKQESNVHSMIKLLRSSCPSPGHDLLMTGGSVKSIDKSAPSPQPLILQDPVVSVVGSFSNQNNPDFSVVKRGCSSKSGSEKVEEVLKSSRSNICEQTDACSQFAGKQYWNVQLTELDARRLSSSPKYSKLDIENDRNFAEENVAALIASGKMRTVATCSNEGRLRPVSSNLDGVSLLAESVYVETVVDEKVLDAQENVPSDAIPNDNVQHRSAAIVGEVDEDFDGLVEEDPSCVSPKVGLNQSMSKQPSDFIMSVKPKQLNFDDAEQTRMSGICRPDLKEGQQGVSPEEEPLNLLEPLNLLEEEISPVCESKFNSSGEMPLMKMQEVLIRKEGPHMEYRASHSKEEDIARTAIHAVSPDKEICMVQNELCVVTSSLLNQSSPFLVAGENSSRSLSKEVMPLKFVSVNNKVKNDESGAKLADSSSEAVTGNDQQNSTDENVTNFTVGFPFSAPLDDVNVSLAQLAPNSITLCQDGDLFQQTLLSDGKITSFSDDFHIFRSSTYDVGHSCPQHKRRKYETEKYLPASSNLLEKLRDYIDQRPASRSLIIKEDDNLEAAQEVQQLPSDQEEDIGHRYMSNSPTNEMQYNVECQTTRETSPKESKEKLIVDGKDKSEDTLLLAVANPSGFVIDSTMRCKTDEKVASSQHQVNCGQESVDRLSCVEKSTSSRRSYPEENAKLPDCMSASPGMQCLDLVGTDEALPEFEGFIIETDSAHTCIAGDEMDLEMMDLSSSSIDNTSLCKSRFMHSPFCSSLTPDKLHNIPELYQSLPNGLLEGLGISSSLPLSDASPGSLTDYQPNYKVQCTSSVQTLWDRINSNFGSSGKRKSLKLDLPCIIEVNENVDEIASTLQRGIDSEGIAGANERKPLAEIVDDANHSTSVLQDDVLAGGCDDVSSKFNLSRTRSKVKNKLENSSRKRFTRKGKENQNISLGANEVKRTTESVCKRPGRPKLSGKDSMKRCPIDNIVSNISSFIPLVQQKQAAAVVTGKRDIKVKALEAAEAAKRMAEKKENERKMKKEVLRLQREKIELKLQKEKKDEERRKREEQMATKKRQREDEEKEKEKKRKRVNDMKKQLQEHKKIRGNKEEIEMECLTTGEEVQENKKLLDAKESQKNLRAQDKREFNLVKISENESLAMRDSANYKTQEPLLENSESVNDFDNNGKVMDNLIKAKEDGDFIIKNTLQEQSYEISPYKESDDEDEDEDDMPNNKFIPSWASKHSLSLIVTSQKMDPEMIFPQQSFCNIAEVLLPRKLQ; encoded by the exons ATGGAGAAGCACGTCGTGCAGATCTTCGACCGGAAGAAGCGAATAATCGAGGAGTCGCGCCAACAGTGTCATCTCTGGGAGCACCACCTTTACTGCAAACTCCTTCTCAACGGAATTCCCCCTCCTCCGTGGCTCTGCAACTCTTCCCTTCACGCTCATCCACAAG AGTTAAACAAAGATGACCTCGGCAGAGTTAAACTGCAAGATAGAGTTCCTTTCCTTGGTGCATACAGCGAACTGGATTCTCTGTCCTGTGGTGTTCAGTATGGAATTGGTTTGCGTAATGAACGTTATGCTTCAGAAAAGGAAGCGGGAGGTGGGGCTCATAACTTGCCAGATTGCTCTGTCAACAATGGTGAATGTGCCTCAAGTGGTCCTCCAGAATTGGATTCAGGTGCTGTATCACCACCCCGGAATCAGATTGAAGCAAGTGCCTTGGAAATGCACCAAGACCCAGCTCTGTCTCTGGCAAAGGTGCAAAGGTCAAAGTCGAGGCAGAAGGCTGTGGAGCTACGTAATAGTGCAAAAACACCCACACTATTGTCAGAGAACGATGATGATGATGCTGGTTTCTGTGCTGGCACAAATTCAGGGGCTGTTGTTCCCCTGACTCAACGGGAAGAACATGAAACGGAGTCAGATGTGGTCAAAGAATTTCATTCCGACATCCAAAGTTGTTCCATGAAAGAAATGGAACCACGTGATTGTGTAACTGATTGCTCTGGCCAGATAATGAAATCTAAAAGCTCGTCTCAGAAGAAATTCAACTCTTTGAATGTTACTAGTTCTTCTGTAGCAAAGGAAGATGGTCCTCCTCTGGATAATTTGAATGAGTCATTAGAGATAGTCAACCAACCTTGTTTTGTAAATGGAAGTTTTGGCGTCAATGAAACAGATAAATGGGAGTATCAGATCAAGGAAGCTGGAAAAAGTTTGTATGATGAGAGATTAACTAAATCTAAAAGTTCTAGCCAGACCAGATGTAACACTGTATTGTTGAAGCTTGACAGCTCCTTGGGCAGTGGTAAAGGAGTTGAAATCTATGATCTTATGCAACCATTTACGCATGCTGACCCAACAGATGTAAGCAAAGTCTCTGGTTGTAGCAATGGAAGTGGAGGGAATTCAGTTAAAGAGGGCAACTCCTGCCCCAACAAACAAGAAAGTAACGTTCATAGTATGATAAAATTACTTAGAAGTTCCTGCCCATCACCAGGGCATGATCTTTTGATGACTGGTGGTTCTGTAAAGTCTATTGATAAATCAGCGCCATCACCTCAACCTTTAATTTTACAGGATCCTGTGGTGTCTGTTGTTGGGTCCTTTAGTAATCAAAATAATCCTGATTTTTCTGTAGTAAAAAGAGGATGTTCAAGTAAAAGTGGTTCTGAAAAGGTTGAAGAAGTATTGAAGTCTTCCAGATCCAATATCTGTGAGCAAACTGATGCTTGCTCCCAATTTGCAGGTAAGCAATATTGGAATGTACAACTTACCGAACTGGATGCTAGAAGGTTATCTTCAAGTCCAAAGTATTCCAAATTAGATATAGAAAATGACAGGAATTTTGCAGAGGAGAATGTTGCAGCACTAATTGCCTCTGGAAAGATGAGGACTGTGGCTACTTGTTCAAATGAAGGACGATTAAGGCCAGTGAGTTCCAATTTAGATGGTGTGTCTTTACTAGCAGAATCAGTCTACGTTGAAACAGTGGTGGATGAAAAAGTCTTGGATGCCCAAGAAAATGTACCATCTGATGCCATTCCTAATGATAATGTTCAGCACAGGTCTGCTGCAATTGTTGGTGAAGTTGATGAAGACTTTGATGGGTTGGTTGAAGAAGATCCTTCTTGTGTTAGCCCTAAGGTTGGGCTGAATCAATCAATGTCAAAGCAACCCTCTGATTTTATTATGTCTGTGAAGCCTAAGCAACTTAATTTTGATGATGCAGAACAGACACGTATGAGTGGAATTTGTCGTCCTGATTTGAAAGAGGGTCAACAGGGAGTGTCACCAGAAGAAGAACCTCTGAACTTGTTGGAACCTTTAAATTTACTTGAAGAGGAAATTTCTCCTGTATGTGAAAGTAAGTTCAATTCTTCGGGGGAGATGCCTTTGATGAAAATGCAGGAAGTACTGATCAGAAAAGAGGGGCCACATATGGAATACCGTGCAAGCCACTCTAAGGAGGAAGACATAGCTAGGACAGCAATACATGCCGTGTCACCAGACAAAGAGATATGTATGGTGCAGAATGAATTATGTGTTGTTACTTCTTCCTTGCTGAATCAGTCAAGTCCTTTCCTAGTAGCTGGTGAAAATTCATCAAGAAGTTTGTCAAAAGAAGTCATGCCGCTCAAATTTGTTTCGGTAaacaataaagtaaaaaatgatGAAAGTGGTGCTAAGTTGGCAGATTCTTCTTCTGAAGCAGTTACTGGAAATGATCAGCAAAATTCCACTGATGAAAATGTTACAAATTTCACTGTTGGGTTTCCATTTTCTGCTCCTTTGGATGATGTGAATGTCAGTTTGGCACAACTGGCCCCAAATAGCATTACCTTGTGTCAAGATGGTGACTTGTTTCAGCAGACATTGCTCAGTGATGGAAAAATAACCAGTTTTTCAGATGACTTCCACATTTTTAGAAGTTCCACTTATGATGTAGGGCATTCATGTCCGCAGCATAAAAGAAGGAAATATGAAACAGAGAAATATTTACCTGCCTCTTCAAACCTTTTGGAAAAGTTACGTGATTATATTGATCAAAGGCCTGCTAGTAGAAGCTTGATTATTAAAGAAGATGATAACCTGGAGGCTGCCCAAGAAGTTCAACAGTTGCCATCTGACCAAGAGGAGGATATAGGGCATCGGTACATGAGTAACAGCCCAACAAATGAAATGCAATACAATGTGGAATGCCAAACAACGAGAGAGACTTCACCGAAAGAGAGCAAAGAG AAACTTATTGTGGATGGAAAAGACAAAAGCGAAGACACCCTTCTGTTGGCAGTGGCAAATCCATCAGGATTTGTTATTGACTCAACGATGAGATGCAAGACGGATGAGAAGGTTGCATCATCGCAGCATCAGGTTAATTGTGGACAAGAAAGTGTAGATCGTCTGAGTTGTGTTGAAAAAAGCACCTCAAGTAGAAGAAGTTATCCGGAGGAAAATGCTAAATTACCAGATTGTATGTCAGCTTCTCCAGGAATGCAATGCTTGGATTTGGTTGGTACAGATGAGGCTTTACCTGAGTTTGAAGGGTTCATTATTGAAACAGACAGTGCACATACATGCATCGCTGGAGATGAAATGGATTTGGAAATGATGGATCTTTCAAGTAGCTCAATAGATAATACATCCCTTTGTAAATCTAGGTTTATGCATTCTCCATTCTGCAGTTCCTTAACCCCGGATAAGTTACATAACATACCAGAGCTCTATCAGTCTTTACCTAACGGACTTCTGGAGGGCTTAGGTATAAGCAGTTCCCTTCCTCTAAGCGATGCGAGTCCAGGGTCCCTTACTGATTACCAACCAAATTACAAGGTCCAGTGCACTTCATCGGTTCAAACCCTTTGGGATCGGATTAATTCAAACTTTGGCAGTTCGGGAAAGCGTAAGAGTTTAAAACTAGACCTTCCCTGCattattgaagtaaatgaaAATGTGGATGAGATTGCTAGTACATTGCAAAGGGGCATTGACTCCGAAGGAATAGCTGGCGCAAATGAAAGAAAACCTCTAGCTGAGATCGTAGATGATGCAAACCATTCTACATCAGTTTTACAAGATGATGTATTAGCAGGTGGGTGTGATGATGTAAGCTCAAAGTTTAATCTGAGCAGGACTCGCAGTAAGGTGAAAAATAAGCTTGAGAATAGCAGTAGGAAGAGATTCACAAGAAAGGGGAAGGAGAACCAGAATATATCTCTTGGAGCGAATGAGGTCAAGAGGACCACTGAATCAGTCTGCAAAAGGCCCGGTAGGCCAAAGCTATCTGGAAAAGATAGTATGAAACGTTGCCCCATTGACAATATTGTATCCAACATTTCCTCCTTTATTCCGTTAGTGCAACAAAAACAAGCTGCAGCGGTTGTTACAG GCAAGAGAGACATCAAAGTGAAGGCCCTGGAGGCAGCGGAGGCTGCCAAGCGTATGgcagaaaaaaaagagaacGAGCGCAAGATGAAAAAAGAGGTGTTGCGACTTCAGCGGGAGAAGATAGAGCTGAAGCTGcagaaggaaaaaaaagatgaagaacGAAGGAAAAGGGAGGAACAAATGGCAACAAAGAAGCGACAAAGGGAAGATgaagaaaaggagaaagagaaaaaaaggaagCGTGTTAATGACATGAAGAAGCAGCTGCAAGAGCATAAGAAGATTCGGGGAAATAAGGAAGAGATAGAAATGGAATGCCTAACTACG GGTGAAGAAGtccaagaaaacaaaaaattattggaTGCTAAAGAAAGTCAGAAGAATTTGCGTGCGCAAGACAAAAGAGAATTCAATTTGgtgaaaatttctgaaaatgaATCGTTGGCCATGAGGGATTCAGCAAATTATAAAACACAAGAACCGCTTCTTGAAAATTCGGAATCTGTGAATGACTTTGATAATAATGGAAAG GTAATGGACAATTTAATCAAAGCCAAAGAAGATGGTGACTTCATAATCAAAAACACACTTCAAGAGCAATCATACGAGATTTCTCCTTATAAAGAATcagatgatgaagatgaagatgaggaTGACATGCCCAATAACAAGTTTATCCCTTCATGGGCAAG
- the LOC137808484 gene encoding pentatricopeptide repeat-containing protein At5g04780, mitochondrial-like — protein MKTLRRCERFCDCYRIHIRKLSVISDNKPEPSLVENVVHVERVSNLHYLLQLCAKTRSSVGGRACHAQVIRVGWEMDVLTSNMLINMYSKCSLVDSARKKFNEMPVKSLVSWNTIIGALTHNAEGQEEALTLFIQMQREGTPFNEFTISSILCKCAFKYAILECMQLHAFSIKAAIDSNCFVGTALLHVYAKFSSIKYASQIFDSMPEKNVVTWSSMMAGYVQNGFHEETLLLFHNAQFMGFEQDAFMISSAVSACAGLATLVEGKQLHAISHKSGFGSNIYVSSSLIDMYAKCGCIREAYLVFQGAMEVWSIVLWNAMISGFARHAYAPEAMILFEKMQQRGFFPDDVTYVSILNACSHMGLHEEGQKYFDLMVRQHKLSPSVLHFSCMVDIFGRAGLVHKAYELIERMPFNATSSMWGSLLASCRVYGNIELAEIAAKHLFEMEPNNAGNHILLANIYAANEKWDEVARARKLLRENDLKKERGTSWIEIKNKVHSFTVGERNHPQIDEIYAKLDDLVVELKKLNYKVDTSNDLHDVEESRKQMLLRHHSEKLAITFGLMCLPSCIPIRIIKNLRICGDCHIFMKLMSKFTSREIIVRDTNRFHHFKDGFCSCRDFW, from the coding sequence ATGAAAACGTTGAGAAGGTGTGAGAGATTTTGTGATTGTTATAGAATCCATATTAGGAAATTATCAGTTATTTCTGACAACAAACCGGAGCCCTCATTGGTTGAAAATGTAGTTCATGTGGAGCGTGTGTCAAATTTGCACTATCTTTTGCAGTTATGTGCAAAAACAAGATCATCAGTGGGAGGAAGAGCATGTCATGCTCAGGTTATTCGTGTTGGCTGGGAAATGGATGTGTTAACATCAAATATGCTAATTAATATGTACTCTAAATGTTCTTTAGTTGATAGTGCACGCAAAAAATTCAATGAAATGCCAGTGAAAAGCTTAGTTTCATGGAATACCATAATTGGAGCACTTACCCATAATGCCGAGGGTCAGGAGGAAGCTCTAACTCTTTTCATTCAAATGCAGAGAGAAGGAACCCCATTCAATGAATTTACCATTTCAAGTATTCTATGCAAGTGTGCCTTCAAATATGCTATACTTGAGTGCATGCAGTTGCATGCTTTTTCGATTAAGGCTGCTATAGATTCAAATTGTTTTGTTGGAACTGCTTTACTCCATGTTTATGCTAAGTTCTCTTCAATAAAATATGCAAGTCAGATATTTGATAGTATGCCTGAAAAGAATGTTGTTACATGGAGCTCAATGATGGCTGGATATGTGCAAAATGGGTTTCATGAGGAGACGTTGTTGCTTTTTCACAATGCTCAGTTTATGGGTTTCGAGCAGGACGCTTTTATGATTTCATCTGCTGTTAGTGCTTGTGCAGGTCTGGCAACTTTGGTTGAAGGGAAGCAACTTCATGCCATTTCGCATAAGTCTGGATTTGGGTCAAACATATATGTTTCTTCCTCCCTTATAGACATGTATGCAAAATGTGGCTGCATAAGGGAAGCATATCTTGTGTTTCAAGGTGCGATGGAGGTTTGGAGCATTGTTTTGTGGAATGCAATGATTTCTGGGTTTGCTAGACATGCTTATGCACCCGAGGCTATGATCTTATTCGAAAAAATGCAGCAGAGGGGTTTCTTTCCTGATGATGTAACATATGTATCAATACTAAATGCATGCAGTCATATGGGTTTACATGAAGAAGGACAGAAATATTTTGATCTCATGGTCAGACAGCACAAACTTTCACCGAGTGTCCTTCACTTCTCATGTATGGTTGATATTTTTGGTCGAGCAGGACTGGTTCACAAGGCTTATGAATTGATAGAAAGAATGCCATTTAATGCAACTTCTTCTATGTGGGGTTCACTTTTAGCTTCTTGTAGAGTTTATGGCAATATTGAGCTTGCTGAGATTGCAGCCAAGCATCTGTTTGAAATGGAGCCTAATAATGCAGGAAACCACATCTTGCTAGCAAATATATATGCAGCTAATGAAAAGTGGGACGAAGTTGCAAGAGCAAGGAAGCTTCTTCGAGAGAATGATCTGAAAAAGGAGAGAGGTACAAGTTGGATTGAAATTAAGAATAAAGTTCATTCATTTACTGTTGGTGAGAGAAATCATCCACAAATTGATGAGATTTATGCCAAGTTGGATGATTTGGTGGTGGAGTTGAAGAAGCTAAATTACAAAGTTGATACCAGTAATGACCTACACGATGTGGAAGAGAGTAGGAAACAGATGCTTTTGAGGCACCACAGTGAGAAGCTTGCTATTACATTTGGATTGATGTGTTTGCCTAGTTGTATACCAATTAGGATTATAAAAAACCTCAGAATTTGTGGTGATTGCCACATTTTTATGAAACTTATGTCCAAGTTTACTAGCAGGGAGATTATTGTTCGAGATACAAACCGTTTTCACCACTTTAAGGATGGATTTTGTTCATGTCGAGATTTTTGGTGA